Proteins co-encoded in one Arachis hypogaea cultivar Tifrunner chromosome 13, arahy.Tifrunner.gnm2.J5K5, whole genome shotgun sequence genomic window:
- the LOC112737434 gene encoding uncharacterized protein, translating to MMNVLAMCLFLTSLASMFSPIPSADQKQAESTIVKEGHRVVVVEFDGDGYQNTKISISPEQHADSDTGVVFNTAKEKMKEAASVLPNVGQGLSSQAHDAAFLHASKDLICDAYGKCKHKIASAVEKAKDKAHDVIDFERESLAKKKEVTRGAVEKAKETIYDKAHDAKEYTKEAVEKVKEHGQTLKNDVVMNVTEGNDMLLGARVALRRVAAVYLGSMDNLDSLMSVANLMGFTTAYGLCVWVTFFSSYVLSRIMPRQQFAVIQSKIYPVYFKAMAYSIGMALVGHVFGHSTKVLSHKAGIFQAYNLLAALFTVFANSVYLEPRATKLIFERMKLEKEGGRGREDMTGERSITEENHQHHSTTDPNEIGTNGATTPASGAATTTLGAEQDAFRSKILKLNEKLKKLNSYSSILNILTLMFLTWHLVYLAQRVHDGPC from the exons ATGATGAACGTATTAGCGATGTGTTTGTTTCTGACTTCTCTTGCAAGCATGTTTTCTCCCATTCCGTCTGCAGATCAGAAGCAAGCAGAAAGCACCATTGTCAAAGAAGGTCATCGGGTTGTCGTCGTTGAATTCGATGGAGATGGTTATCAGAACACCAAAATCTCCATCTCACCGGAGCAGCATGCAGATTCTGACACTGGCGTTGTTTTCAACACCgccaaggagaagatgaaggaggCGGCATCTGTTCTCCCTAACGTGGGGCAAGGATTATCCTCCCAAGCACACGATGCTGCCTTCCTCCATGCTTCCAAGGACCTCATCTGTGATGCCTACGGAAAGTGCAAGCATAAGATAGCCAGCGCCGTAGAGAAAGCCAAGGACAAGGCCCATGACGTTATCGACTTCGAGAGAGAGTCGCTGGCAAAAAAGAAAGAGGTGACGCGTGGTGCAGTTGAGAAGGCCAAAGAAACCATTTACGATAAAGCTCATGATGCCAAGGAGTATACAAAAGAAGCTGTGGAGAAGGTAAAGGAACATGGACAAACCCTCAAGAATGATGTGGTTATGAACGTCACGGAAGGGAATGATATGCTTTTGGGGGCTCGGGTAGCATTGAGGCGAGTTGCTGCTGTATATTTGGGATCCATGGACAATTTGGATTCATTGATGAGTGTGGCTAATTTGATGGGATTTACAACTGCTTATGGACTGTGTGTTTGGGTTACTTTCTTCTCAAGCTACGTGCTATCGAGGATTATGCCGAGACAGCAATTTGCCGTGATACAAAGTAAGATATACCCTGTATATTTCAAAGCTATGGCTTATAGTATTGGGATGGCTTTGGTGGGCCATGTCTTTGGCCATAGTACCAAGGTGCTTTCCCATAAAGCCGGGATATTTCAAGCTTATAACCTTCTTGCCGCACTTTTCACTGTTTTTGCCAACTCTGTTTATTTGGAACCTCGTGCTACTAAG CTGATATTTGAAAGGatgaaactggagaaagaagGAGGAAGGGGAAGAGAGGATATGACAGGTGAGCGTAGCATTACAGAAGAGAATCATCAACATCACAGTACTACTGATCCTAATGAAATCGGTACAAATGGTGCCACCACCCCGGCCTCAGGAGCAGCAACAACCACACTAGGTGCAGAGCAGGATGCATTCAGATCCAAGATTCTCAAACTTAATGAGAAGCTGAAGAAGTTGAATTCATACTCCTCCATCTTAAACATCCTCACTCTCATGTTTCTTACTTGGCATCTAGTCTATTTGGCTCAGCGTGTTCATGACGGCCCATGTTAA